A portion of the Collinsella aerofaciens genome contains these proteins:
- a CDS encoding rod shape-determining protein has product MDMFFGSYAGDLAIDLGTANTLVSVRGKGIVIREPSVVAIDKNDERILAVGIEAKRMLGRTPGNIVAVRPLKDGVIADFDVTEAMLRYFIDKASEKRYPWTPRPRVVVCVPSGVTSVEKRAVFEATIQAGARQAYLIEEPMAAAIGADLPVEEPTGSMVIDIGGGTTEVAVIAMGGIVVSQSIRIAGDEFDQAILTHVRDAYNLAIGERTAEDIKIKVGSAVPLKDELDVEVNGRDVITGLPKTVRIESEEIRRALNKPLDEMAKAVKDALDATPPDLASDLMYYGILLTGGGALLRGLDVRLRDETGVSVNVSPTALDNVVNGCARVLEANAFDGGFVQTNA; this is encoded by the coding sequence ATGGATATGTTCTTCGGTAGCTATGCGGGCGATCTTGCCATCGACCTCGGTACCGCAAATACGCTTGTCTCCGTGCGCGGCAAGGGCATCGTCATTCGCGAGCCCTCCGTTGTCGCCATCGACAAGAACGACGAGCGCATCCTGGCGGTCGGTATCGAGGCAAAGCGCATGCTCGGCCGTACGCCCGGCAACATCGTGGCCGTTCGTCCCCTGAAGGACGGCGTCATCGCCGACTTCGATGTTACCGAGGCCATGCTTCGCTACTTTATCGACAAGGCGTCCGAGAAGCGCTATCCGTGGACTCCGCGTCCGCGTGTTGTCGTCTGCGTTCCCTCCGGTGTCACGTCGGTCGAGAAGCGCGCTGTCTTTGAGGCCACGATCCAGGCCGGTGCCCGCCAGGCCTATCTGATCGAAGAGCCTATGGCCGCCGCTATCGGCGCCGACCTGCCCGTTGAGGAACCCACCGGTTCCATGGTCATCGACATCGGTGGCGGTACCACCGAGGTTGCCGTTATCGCTATGGGCGGCATCGTCGTCTCGCAGTCCATTCGTATTGCCGGCGACGAGTTCGATCAGGCCATCCTTACGCACGTTCGTGATGCCTACAACCTGGCCATCGGCGAGCGTACGGCAGAGGACATCAAGATCAAGGTCGGCTCCGCCGTGCCGCTCAAGGACGAGCTCGACGTCGAGGTCAACGGCCGCGACGTGATCACCGGTCTGCCCAAGACCGTGCGCATCGAGAGCGAGGAGATTCGTCGCGCGCTCAACAAGCCGCTCGACGAGATGGCCAAGGCCGTCAAGGACGCACTCGACGCTACGCCTCCCGATCTTGCCTCGGACCTTATGTACTACGGCATTTTGCTGACTGGTGGCGGCGCGCTGCTGCGCGGTCTCGACGTGCGCCTGCGCGATGAGACCGGCGTTTCGGTCAACGTCAGCCCCACGGCGCTCGATAACGTTGTTAACGGCTGTGCCCGCGTGCTCGAGGCCAATGCGTTTGATGGCGGCTTCGTCCAGACCAATGCTTAA
- the mreC gene encoding rod shape-determining protein MreC — MRPLIVFSLISVLLLTFYIREGETGPIHAVRSGVTTITSPVRFLGSAVAAPFNAIGNVFSNLTASQDTLDELKKQNEELTSKVAELSEAQKTAERLEGLVGLQSTYNLKSTAARIVGASGDAWTSTVTIDKGSADGLTINMPVTSSAGVIGQIIEVSAKTSTVRLIGDENSGVSAMVQDTRAQGMLQGQADGTLRLEYVSVDSDVKVGDIIVTSGIGGVFPKGLPLGTVSSVEKSANDVYYTIVVRAQTTAENNEEVLVITSLTDEQSASDEDVNMANSTPQGTSRDAATKTKDESPDDSSDTSETTDSGSSE, encoded by the coding sequence ATGCGCCCGTTGATTGTTTTCAGCCTGATTTCGGTGTTGCTGCTCACGTTTTATATTCGTGAGGGCGAGACGGGGCCGATTCATGCCGTTCGTTCGGGCGTGACGACGATTACCTCGCCGGTGCGTTTTCTGGGCTCGGCTGTGGCGGCTCCCTTCAATGCGATCGGTAACGTGTTCTCTAACCTTACGGCGTCACAGGACACGCTTGACGAGCTTAAGAAGCAAAACGAGGAACTGACCTCTAAGGTCGCCGAGCTCTCCGAGGCTCAAAAGACCGCCGAGCGACTGGAGGGTCTGGTCGGCCTGCAGTCGACCTATAACCTCAAATCGACCGCTGCTCGTATCGTTGGTGCCTCCGGCGATGCCTGGACCTCGACCGTTACCATCGATAAGGGTTCTGCCGACGGTCTTACCATCAACATGCCTGTGACGAGTTCTGCCGGTGTCATAGGCCAGATTATCGAGGTCTCGGCCAAGACGTCCACCGTGCGCCTGATTGGCGACGAGAACTCGGGCGTGTCCGCTATGGTGCAGGACACGCGCGCCCAGGGCATGCTGCAGGGTCAGGCTGACGGCACGCTGCGTCTTGAGTACGTGAGCGTCGACTCCGACGTTAAGGTTGGCGACATCATCGTGACCTCGGGCATTGGCGGTGTGTTCCCCAAGGGCCTTCCGCTCGGCACCGTCTCGTCGGTTGAGAAATCGGCAAACGACGTGTACTACACCATTGTGGTGCGCGCTCAGACCACGGCCGAGAACAACGAGGAAGTGCTGGTCATTACCTCGCTGACCGACGAACAGTCGGCCTCGGATGAGGACGTGAACATGGCCAACAGCACGCCGCAGGGAACGTCGCGCGATGCTGCGACCAAGACGAAGGACGAGAGCCCGGATGACAGTTCCGACACGTCCGAGACGACCGATTCCGGCTCGAGCGAATAG
- the mrdA gene encoding penicillin-binding protein 2: MSSQLTVIIAGIVLVVAIVVALVIMRRGDSRFTYDTQHGTAPRATEGEGNTAATAFKGRFSILTTGVGAMFAALAVKLWGMQMVSSDYYEKQANSNQTRTVTTPAVRGRILDRNGVALVQNRPSLAVVAYRDLAEDEVLVRHLANVLGMPYVAVLRNIQDNSEGAQSLHTIATDVRRSTVAYIQEHAGEFPGVKIAERTERQYPYGETACHILGYTGTITSEQLEAQNKKTSGDDDASAGRITYQSGDIVGQAGVESYYENLLQGIRGEQTVKVDASGNVTGQAGAVPAKAGSDIKLTLDLKIQQACETALASAIELAKTTGYSNAGNGAVVCLDPNNGEILGMASEPKFDPSVFIGGVSNDVWTELNDDKGSHPLLNRAISGQYMSASTIKPLSALAGLEFGTYTSTQTTNCTGYWTGLGKAWGKRCWLTSGHGTMTLQSGIANSCDPVFYDMGKAFFYDEQHSEGLQEVFRRWGLGKTCGIDLPSEGAGRIPDAEWKESYFTDASAEDRKWNAGDMTNIAIGQGDILVTPLQMACAYMGLANGGKQYVPHVFLSAVSRDGDGDAYKYNGKGKKKRLEAKINSDSDLTLVRNGMHDVIYTASTSLAAHFGTLTPQVYGKSGTGEKSGEDEYAWFCAYAPADDPKYVIATVLEQGGGGSDTAMHVVRDVLGVIYDEPDTSSASGDSSVR; encoded by the coding sequence ATGTCTTCCCAGTTGACGGTTATTATTGCCGGTATCGTGCTGGTTGTGGCCATCGTGGTCGCGCTGGTCATCATGCGTCGCGGCGATTCCCGTTTTACCTACGATACGCAGCATGGAACGGCCCCGCGCGCCACCGAGGGCGAGGGCAATACCGCGGCGACTGCCTTTAAGGGCCGTTTTTCCATCCTCACCACGGGCGTAGGCGCGATGTTTGCGGCGCTTGCCGTCAAGCTGTGGGGCATGCAGATGGTCTCGTCGGACTATTACGAAAAGCAGGCTAATAGCAATCAGACGCGCACCGTTACCACACCCGCTGTGCGCGGCCGCATCCTCGACCGCAATGGCGTGGCACTTGTCCAGAACCGTCCCTCACTTGCTGTCGTGGCCTACCGCGACCTTGCCGAGGATGAGGTTCTGGTTCGCCATCTTGCCAACGTGCTCGGCATGCCCTACGTGGCGGTTCTGCGCAATATCCAGGACAATTCTGAGGGCGCCCAGAGCCTGCATACCATCGCGACGGACGTCCGTCGCTCCACGGTTGCCTATATTCAGGAGCACGCCGGCGAGTTCCCGGGCGTCAAGATTGCCGAGCGTACCGAGCGCCAGTACCCGTACGGCGAGACGGCATGCCACATTTTGGGCTATACCGGCACCATTACCTCCGAGCAGCTCGAGGCCCAGAATAAGAAAACCTCTGGCGATGATGATGCTTCTGCTGGCCGGATTACGTACCAGTCGGGCGATATCGTGGGCCAGGCGGGTGTTGAGAGCTACTACGAAAACCTGCTGCAGGGTATTCGTGGCGAGCAGACCGTCAAGGTCGATGCCTCGGGCAATGTGACCGGTCAGGCCGGCGCCGTTCCCGCCAAGGCCGGCTCCGACATTAAGCTCACGCTCGACCTTAAGATCCAACAGGCCTGTGAGACGGCGCTGGCGAGCGCCATCGAGCTTGCCAAGACCACTGGCTACAGCAATGCCGGCAACGGCGCTGTGGTGTGCCTCGATCCCAACAATGGCGAGATCCTGGGCATGGCGAGCGAGCCCAAGTTCGATCCGTCCGTCTTTATCGGCGGCGTCTCAAATGACGTGTGGACCGAGCTCAATGATGACAAGGGTTCGCACCCGCTGCTCAACCGCGCCATTAGCGGACAGTACATGTCGGCCTCGACCATCAAGCCGCTTTCGGCACTGGCCGGTCTTGAGTTTGGAACCTACACTTCAACACAGACAACCAACTGCACGGGCTATTGGACGGGCTTGGGCAAGGCTTGGGGCAAGCGCTGCTGGTTGACGTCTGGCCACGGCACCATGACGCTGCAGTCGGGTATCGCCAACTCGTGCGACCCCGTCTTCTACGACATGGGCAAGGCGTTCTTTTATGACGAGCAACATTCCGAGGGGCTGCAGGAGGTCTTTCGTCGCTGGGGCCTAGGCAAGACCTGCGGTATCGATCTGCCGAGTGAGGGCGCGGGCCGTATTCCCGATGCCGAGTGGAAAGAGTCGTACTTTACCGACGCCTCTGCCGAGGACCGCAAATGGAACGCCGGCGATATGACTAACATCGCTATCGGCCAAGGCGACATTTTGGTGACGCCCCTGCAGATGGCGTGCGCCTATATGGGTCTTGCCAACGGCGGCAAACAGTACGTGCCTCACGTGTTTTTGTCTGCCGTGTCGCGCGATGGCGACGGCGATGCCTATAAATACAACGGCAAGGGCAAGAAGAAGCGCCTGGAGGCCAAGATCAACAGCGATTCGGATTTGACTCTTGTTCGCAACGGCATGCACGACGTGATTTACACGGCATCGACGTCCCTGGCGGCTCACTTTGGCACCCTGACGCCGCAGGTATACGGCAAGTCGGGCACGGGCGAGAAAAGCGGCGAGGACGAATACGCGTGGTTCTGCGCCTATGCACCGGCCGATGATCCCAAGTATGTCATCGCTACTGTCCTGGAGCAGGGCGGCGGTGGCTCAGATACCGCGATGCATGTCGTGCGCGACGTGCTCGGCGTGATTTATGACGAGCCCGATACCTCTTCGGCCTCGGGCGATTCTTCGGTTCGATAG
- a CDS encoding FtsW/RodA/SpoVE family cell cycle protein: protein MDFSPADLFRSTKTGSRSSLDRVNKQLSASRGTFRQKVHIGVLVATVALVAYGAIIIWSASQFKADASFSRHLLGIGIGALLAVLVWRTDLRGISNFSTALLVIDLIVIFSPKIPGLSYTGGLGMTGWIKIPGIGLTFQPVELAKLITIFFIATLGSQYNGRIDTVRDYVKLCGMLSIPFLAVVAMGDLGSGLVVLVSGAIVICMSGARREWVLSTLALLVGLVALVLALDSVFDSLLGHDVLIKQYQMNRLTVFIDPDNADSDDAYNLQQSLIAVGSGGFFGKGLGHATQSAGGFLPEFHTDFVFAFLSETFGFCGSFLLLCLYVLLIFSTIRVAFKCESLFLRLSCVGIVGMWAFQTFENIGMCIGMMPITGIPLPFISFGSSSMMIQLLTVGIVQSIWRHRSGAA, encoded by the coding sequence ATGGATTTTTCTCCGGCGGATCTGTTCCGTTCAACCAAGACCGGCTCTCGCAGCAGCCTGGACCGCGTCAACAAGCAACTTTCGGCCTCGCGCGGCACGTTTCGCCAAAAGGTGCATATCGGTGTGCTCGTGGCCACAGTGGCGCTCGTCGCCTACGGTGCCATCATTATCTGGTCGGCTTCGCAGTTTAAGGCCGATGCTTCGTTCTCACGCCATCTGCTGGGAATTGGTATCGGGGCGTTGCTGGCGGTGCTGGTCTGGCGTACCGACCTGCGCGGTATTTCCAATTTCTCGACGGCGTTGCTCGTCATCGACCTGATCGTGATCTTCTCGCCCAAGATTCCGGGTCTGTCCTATACGGGCGGTCTGGGCATGACGGGCTGGATCAAGATTCCCGGTATCGGCTTGACATTCCAGCCGGTTGAGCTTGCCAAGCTCATCACCATCTTCTTTATTGCCACGCTTGGCTCGCAGTATAACGGTCGCATCGATACCGTTCGCGACTACGTCAAGCTCTGCGGCATGCTGTCCATTCCGTTTTTGGCCGTCGTTGCCATGGGTGACCTGGGCTCGGGCCTGGTCGTGCTGGTCTCGGGTGCCATCGTCATCTGCATGAGCGGTGCACGCCGCGAATGGGTGCTGTCGACCTTGGCCCTGCTCGTGGGCCTGGTGGCCCTCGTCCTGGCGCTCGATTCGGTCTTTGATTCGTTGCTCGGCCACGATGTGCTCATCAAGCAGTATCAGATGAACCGTCTGACGGTCTTTATCGACCCCGATAATGCCGATTCGGACGATGCCTACAACCTGCAGCAGTCGCTTATCGCCGTTGGCTCGGGCGGCTTCTTTGGTAAGGGCTTGGGCCATGCGACGCAGTCGGCCGGCGGCTTTCTGCCTGAGTTCCACACCGACTTCGTCTTCGCCTTCCTGTCCGAGACCTTTGGCTTTTGCGGTTCCTTTTTGCTCCTGTGCCTCTACGTGCTGCTGATCTTTTCGACGATTCGCGTCGCCTTTAAGTGCGAGTCGCTGTTCTTGCGCCTATCGTGTGTGGGCATCGTTGGCATGTGGGCGTTCCAGACCTTCGAAAACATCGGCATGTGCATCGGCATGATGCCGATTACCGGTATTCCGCTACCGTTTATTAGCTTCGGTTCGTCTTCGATGATGATTCAGCTGCTGACGGTCGGTATCGTACAATCCATATGGCGGCATCGTTCGGGCGCCGCGTAA
- a CDS encoding tetratricopeptide repeat protein produces the protein MNSQLIQQGRAAYRAGDFSAAAQMLGAAKTPDEIMGEADHLRGNALMHLGMYAEAAEAYAAALNDGTYGKRGALLTNRGKALAAVGDYTTAAQAFSAATQDASYATPFKAYLGLGNALFQSGDYANAGTAFRQAAIDGANPAPAAALGELGRCFIKLGRPADAVETYRTAIDFAGPRDDTRALNAGMGQALSAAGRPSDALDAFNAATADGIYQLTSEQADELARVHDSLAALSAQTAMATAPAPAMDAPAVDPLDPTGATGQFMPDPSDTGFFTLSESEMVQQDRQDRKQAKVRRRHRHTGLKVFIVLLLLILIAAGGLGFAYTRGFGFPSQESVVTDLFQAAGDGDTAKAESCLASSLSEDAKSMIISSIPQGATVSVEGMDQSMTETTAKVKASLSKGGEQEYTVKFVRSDNHIGWAVSSLDMDFSAADNQ, from the coding sequence TTGAATAGCCAGCTGATCCAACAGGGCCGCGCCGCTTACCGCGCGGGTGATTTTTCCGCTGCAGCCCAGATGCTTGGGGCGGCAAAGACTCCCGATGAGATTATGGGCGAGGCAGATCACCTTCGCGGCAACGCCTTGATGCACCTGGGCATGTATGCCGAGGCCGCCGAGGCCTATGCCGCCGCCCTCAACGACGGCACCTACGGCAAGCGCGGCGCGCTGCTCACCAACCGCGGCAAGGCGCTTGCCGCCGTGGGCGACTACACGACGGCCGCTCAGGCGTTCTCTGCTGCTACGCAGGATGCTTCCTATGCCACGCCGTTCAAGGCCTATCTGGGCCTGGGCAATGCGCTGTTCCAGTCGGGCGACTATGCCAACGCAGGAACCGCCTTCCGTCAGGCTGCCATCGACGGCGCCAATCCGGCTCCTGCCGCCGCACTCGGCGAGCTCGGTCGTTGCTTCATTAAGCTCGGCCGCCCGGCGGATGCCGTGGAGACCTACCGCACGGCTATCGACTTTGCCGGCCCCCGCGACGACACGCGTGCGCTCAACGCCGGCATGGGTCAGGCGCTTTCTGCCGCCGGCCGTCCCTCCGACGCACTCGACGCCTTTAACGCCGCTACTGCCGATGGCATCTACCAGCTCACCTCCGAGCAAGCCGATGAGCTTGCCCGCGTGCACGATTCGCTTGCCGCGCTGTCTGCCCAGACGGCTATGGCCACGGCTCCGGCGCCCGCGATGGACGCTCCTGCCGTCGATCCTCTCGATCCTACGGGCGCGACCGGTCAGTTTATGCCCGATCCCTCGGACACCGGCTTCTTTACGCTGTCCGAGTCCGAGATGGTCCAGCAGGACCGTCAGGATCGTAAGCAGGCCAAGGTCCGTCGTCGCCATCGCCACACGGGTCTCAAAGTCTTCATCGTGCTGCTTCTGCTTATTTTGATCGCCGCGGGCGGTCTGGGCTTTGCCTACACGCGCGGCTTTGGCTTCCCGTCTCAGGAGTCTGTTGTTACCGATCTGTTCCAGGCTGCCGGCGACGGTGACACCGCAAAGGCCGAGTCTTGCCTGGCCTCGAGCCTGTCCGAGGACGCTAAGTCGATGATCATCTCCTCGATTCCGCAGGGTGCCACCGTGTCCGTCGAGGGCATGGATCAGTCCATGACCGAGACGACCGCCAAGGTGAAGGCATCGCTGTCCAAGGGCGGCGAGCAGGAGTACACCGTCAAATTCGTGCGCTCCGACAACCATATCGGCTGGGCCGTTTCTTCGCTCGATATGGATTTCTCGGCTGCTGACAACCAGTAG
- a CDS encoding zinc ribbon domain-containing protein, producing MICPHCLKTIEDGASFCPYCNAYVGPGDGPEHTEFVFCEGCGARLSPHDRTCPKCGRPAPGILSEDAAASDLAAGRTAGFPRLTQEQIDTEVPHAPASAAAVLSDAADPNETCVLPAFDKDFGIPKVDIPTPVSLHDDAQKPKRKVHPDEDAYHKHKRHIPKPLIIIAVLAVVCGGAYWFVTADPMGVMPGFYDQFGQAAQTTFPTRQKGEATEDDTKQDDSAEVVQEETVLTDDQLYTRLDGLYQSIVSYADEDQIGEVIDSFNNGYLRTPLSTRQELSQSAYALRDQIKKTQDELNNLKVQDDTVYADDIAHLKQLAEWMYERVDVICQSWDISLAIPDGESMSSHQSEILAPIAQGGNSALNQYDANVGSWKPQQRF from the coding sequence GTGATCTGCCCGCATTGCCTTAAGACTATCGAGGACGGCGCCTCGTTCTGCCCCTACTGCAACGCCTATGTGGGTCCGGGCGATGGTCCCGAGCACACCGAGTTCGTGTTCTGTGAGGGCTGCGGTGCCCGTCTTTCTCCGCATGATCGTACGTGCCCCAAATGCGGACGCCCGGCTCCGGGTATCCTCTCCGAGGACGCGGCCGCATCCGATCTGGCAGCGGGCCGCACGGCGGGCTTTCCGCGCCTAACGCAAGAGCAGATCGATACCGAGGTGCCGCATGCGCCGGCCTCTGCCGCTGCGGTGCTTTCGGACGCCGCCGACCCCAATGAGACCTGCGTGCTGCCAGCTTTCGATAAGGATTTCGGTATCCCCAAGGTCGATATTCCCACGCCCGTTTCCCTGCATGACGATGCTCAAAAACCCAAGCGCAAGGTGCATCCCGACGAGGACGCCTATCACAAGCACAAGCGTCATATCCCCAAGCCGCTCATTATCATCGCGGTCCTTGCCGTCGTTTGCGGCGGTGCCTATTGGTTCGTGACGGCCGATCCCATGGGTGTCATGCCTGGCTTCTACGACCAGTTTGGCCAGGCCGCGCAGACGACCTTCCCCACGCGCCAAAAGGGCGAGGCCACTGAGGACGATACCAAGCAGGACGATTCCGCCGAGGTGGTCCAGGAAGAAACCGTGCTCACCGATGATCAACTCTATACCAGGCTCGACGGTCTGTATCAGTCCATCGTGTCCTACGCTGACGAGGACCAGATCGGCGAGGTCATCGATTCCTTTAACAACGGCTATCTCCGAACGCCGCTGTCCACCCGTCAGGAGCTGTCGCAGAGTGCCTACGCCCTGCGCGACCAGATTAAAAAGACGCAAGATGAGCTCAACAACCTGAAAGTACAGGACGATACGGTCTATGCGGACGACATCGCCCACTTAAAGCAGCTTGCCGAGTGGATGTATGAGCGCGTCGACGTGATCTGCCAGAGCTGGGACATCTCGCTGGCCATTCCCGATGGCGAGTCGATGAGTTCCCACCAAAGCGAGATCCTGGCGCCCATCGCGCAGGGTGGCAACAGCGCGCTGAACCAGTACGACGCCAATGTGGGTTCCTGGAAGCCGCAGCAGCGTTTCTAA
- a CDS encoding peptidylprolyl isomerase — translation MFGFKKELYTPEYQLVGDECAVIETSKGTIKVKFDGEGAPIHVANFCELSTMGFYDGLKFHRYVPGFVIQGGDPNTRDMSGADVAAGLEGPDGMPGTGGPGYCIKGEFATNPRNSHVDGALAMARSMDPDSAGSQFYFCLGAQHNLDSGYTVFGTTVEGLDVISQLRAGDEIVHVEIVHE, via the coding sequence ATGTTTGGTTTTAAGAAAGAGCTCTACACGCCCGAGTATCAGCTTGTCGGCGACGAGTGCGCCGTAATCGAGACGTCGAAGGGTACCATCAAGGTCAAGTTTGACGGCGAGGGCGCTCCCATTCATGTCGCGAACTTCTGCGAGCTTTCCACGATGGGCTTCTATGATGGCCTTAAGTTCCATCGCTATGTGCCCGGTTTTGTCATTCAGGGCGGGGACCCCAATACCCGCGACATGTCCGGCGCCGACGTCGCCGCCGGTCTTGAGGGCCCCGACGGCATGCCCGGTACCGGTGGCCCCGGCTACTGCATCAAGGGCGAGTTCGCCACCAATCCGCGCAACAGCCATGTCGATGGCGCCCTTGCCATGGCGCGCTCCATGGACCCCGATTCCGCGGGTTCGCAGTTCTACTTCTGCCTGGGCGCCCAGCATAACCTCGATTCCGGTTACACCGTCTTTGGTACCACGGTCGAGGGTCTCGATGTGATTTCGCAGCTGCGTGCCGGCGACGAGATCGTCCATGTCGAGATCGTTCACGAGTAA